One window of Leptospiraceae bacterium genomic DNA carries:
- a CDS encoding response regulator transcription factor encodes MKDSKQENNSLLKILIIEDEPVSARFIEARVRQYFAKKKISIFHEKSLLGAEAFLEEKEVDLVLLDLQLYGEDSLSVAENLKNHNTQIIIISGRLEKAIDAFEFSVLDFVPKPIDENRLFLALEKFKEKTKWKKNGKYLLCKTDEEIKLLPFSEITYLKGEGKKTIIHSKKQPPITLKKNLNAVSQNLPENFYRIHKAYITRIEYIDSIRLKPETLAVLKNKQTIPISRRMLVELQNIL; translated from the coding sequence ATGAAAGATTCAAAACAAGAAAATAATTCCCTGCTCAAAATATTAATAATAGAAGACGAGCCTGTATCTGCCAGATTCATAGAAGCAAGAGTCAGACAGTATTTTGCAAAAAAGAAAATATCTATCTTTCACGAAAAGAGTTTACTCGGGGCAGAAGCATTTTTAGAAGAAAAAGAAGTCGATTTGGTTTTACTCGATCTCCAACTTTACGGAGAAGACTCATTATCCGTTGCAGAGAATTTAAAAAATCACAATACGCAAATCATTATTATCTCCGGTCGTCTCGAAAAAGCAATCGACGCATTTGAATTTTCCGTTCTTGATTTTGTTCCAAAACCAATCGACGAGAATCGACTTTTTTTAGCTCTAGAGAAATTCAAAGAAAAGACCAAGTGGAAAAAAAACGGAAAGTATCTTCTCTGTAAGACGGATGAGGAAATTAAACTTTTACCTTTCTCCGAAATCACCTATCTAAAAGGAGAAGGAAAGAAAACAATCATCCATTCCAAAAAACAGCCCCCGATTACTCTGAAAAAAAACCTAAACGCAGTCAGCCAAAATCTTCCCGAAAATTTCTATCGAATCCACAAAGCCTATATTACTAGGATTGAGTATATTGATTCTATTCGCCTAAAACCCGAAACCCTTGCCGTCTTAAAAAACAAACAGACCATTCCCATTTCCAGAAGAATGCTAGTCGAACTACAAAACATACTTTAA
- a CDS encoding Uma2 family endonuclease, with translation MSAILEKSYKDKALRYDLDSYHKLGATGAIGRNTELIHGVIINKMTISPKHRKVVNKLRDILTSVIEERFIVLQESPISIGDSEPEPDISTISGTHDDFGDKHPETAAFVVEVAFSSFEDDLLKADIYASANISIYWILDLQNNKIEAFQNPESGKYTLHTTHTLEEKIPLPLTNRSISLAEII, from the coding sequence ATGAGCGCAATTCTTGAAAAGTCGTATAAAGATAAAGCCTTACGGTATGATTTAGATTCTTACCACAAGCTAGGTGCGACTGGTGCGATTGGGCGCAATACTGAACTCATTCATGGAGTCATCATAAACAAAATGACAATTTCCCCAAAACACAGAAAAGTCGTGAACAAGCTCCGTGATATTCTAACCAGTGTAATCGAAGAAAGATTTATCGTGCTCCAGGAAAGTCCAATCTCAATTGGAGACTCTGAGCCAGAGCCTGATATTTCTACGATATCCGGAACCCATGACGACTTTGGAGACAAACACCCCGAAACCGCAGCCTTCGTAGTTGAAGTTGCCTTTAGCTCCTTCGAAGACGACCTACTTAAAGCAGACATCTACGCAAGCGCGAATATCTCCATCTACTGGATTCTAGATTTACAAAACAACAAAATCGAAGCCTTCCAAAATCCCGAAAGCGGCAAATACACATTACACACCACCCACACTCTAGAAGAAAAAATCCCTTTACCTCTTACCAATAGATCTATTAGTCTCGCTGAGATTATTTAA
- a CDS encoding HEPN domain-containing protein: MILFIKAKLQEPQISFSDRLLYATEILFKHDPNFVLNVIGFHCQQSVEKYLKAFLIFKEHDFDYKHNLNYLLNLCSDFDTEFKNIDVGNLSRFAVDQRYPDEAYEPNIEEASGYLEIAKAIKKLVRSKIVF; this comes from the coding sequence ATTATTCTATTCATAAAAGCTAAGCTCCAAGAGCCTCAAATATCCTTTTCAGACAGGCTCTTATATGCAACAGAAATTTTATTTAAGCATGATCCCAATTTCGTTCTAAATGTTATTGGCTTTCATTGCCAACAATCAGTAGAAAAATATTTAAAGGCATTTTTAATTTTTAAGGAGCACGATTTCGATTACAAACATAATCTAAATTACCTTCTCAATTTATGCTCTGACTTTGACACAGAATTTAAAAACATTGACGTTGGTAATCTAAGTAGGTTTGCAGTAGATCAACGTTATCCTGACGAAGCCTATGAACCAAACATAGAAGAAGCATCTGGATATTTAGAAATTGCTAAAGCAATAAAAAAGTTAGTGCGAAGTAAAATTGTTTTTTAA
- a CDS encoding Uma2 family endonuclease, with the protein MSAVLEKSYTEKAFRYDIETYHKLSATGILPRNTELIHGIVVNKMTISPKHSKVVTKLGHILAQAVSESIIVRQEKPITIGDSEPEPDISAVEGSYDDFGDKHPVTAAFVVEVALSSYEDDLYKANIYAKANIATYWILDLQNNKIEVFQNPISGKYTLHTTHGLDEKLTIPLTNKSISLAEII; encoded by the coding sequence ATGAGTGCGGTTCTTGAAAAGTCGTATACAGAAAAAGCCTTTCGATATGATATTGAGACATATCATAAGCTAAGTGCAACTGGAATTTTACCGCGCAATACAGAGCTCATTCATGGAATTGTTGTAAACAAAATGACTATTTCCCCAAAGCATTCTAAAGTTGTAACTAAACTCGGTCATATTTTAGCGCAAGCCGTATCCGAAAGTATTATTGTTCGCCAAGAAAAGCCAATCACAATTGGTGACTCTGAGCCTGAGCCAGATATCTCGGCTGTAGAAGGGAGTTATGATGACTTTGGAGACAAACATCCAGTAACCGCAGCCTTTGTAGTGGAAGTTGCTCTTAGCTCTTACGAGGATGATTTATACAAAGCAAATATCTATGCAAAGGCTAATATTGCTACTTATTGGATTTTAGATTTGCAAAATAATAAAATCGAAGTTTTTCAAAATCCAATTAGCGGCAAATACACATTGCATACAACGCATGGTCTAGATGAAAAACTTACTATTCCTCTGACCAATAAAAGCATAAGCCTCGCTGAAATTATCTAA
- a CDS encoding nucleotidyltransferase domain-containing protein, giving the protein MEEMQITLIKKTIKDFFPDSEIMLFGSRARKESNSKSDYDILIKISETLSIREKVTLSEKIRKVLAQSKIDSDIIIKTEAELQKQSKLHGHLIRSIMNELIPV; this is encoded by the coding sequence ATGGAAGAAATGCAAATCACTTTAATCAAGAAAACAATCAAAGATTTTTTTCCTGATTCGGAAATTATGCTTTTTGGATCTCGTGCCCGCAAAGAAAGCAACTCAAAAAGTGATTATGATATATTAATCAAAATATCCGAAACACTATCTATTCGTGAAAAAGTAACTCTATCCGAAAAAATTAGAAAAGTATTAGCTCAATCAAAAATTGATTCTGACATCATTATAAAAACCGAAGCCGAACTTCAAAAACAAAGTAAATTACATGGTCATTTAATTCGCAGTATTATGAATGAGTTAATTCCTGTATGA
- a CDS encoding histidine kinase, with amino-acid sequence MHLILLLAPIVSLLAEPPTITLHESEGTYFLMENADYLLDKEKTANLEYAKKEEARFQPIGKYFTIIIENTGVWIKFKIKNGEDKKQEWIAVPSFTFLGEKFILHQACSGKLEVFSAGRSIPEIERRVYRKHSLHSFLISLEPGEECSLYLYMEDRNFNLLNLILQDKESYSNYEYSLSMYLGAFIGIGLMLFFYNLFLLFFTKDKAYFYYILFVFIHITYQTIYYRVLNEYNIIYSESFLNFWISTGFCFVAPSLILFTNTLLQLNDKYPKVNILFKLIIAINLLAYIPMVIWGFEATTHSTTFLITIFLLPYVGIKEWMRGNRSAKYFTIAWLTYCIFVSAGYLNGLMHVPVSWKYSYLMFYPILFGSALEMTLFSLALGDRYNQIQKRNESQTLQLLKEKLNLEEERHTRRKLEMNLLKTIIQPHFLINSLNSLVGLIWESPKKAADMIVALGAEVRNILEIPDVKEVTLAKELEFCDAYLKIMSLRLEENYALSTKDLSGDEKVPPLLFHTLIENAFTHAKGNYSGLKFHLRKELTTDSLLYTFTSTSSEKNSTPSNRIGIGTKYIQTALEEFSPGRWNVDQFYDNGLWVVKVDVKNG; translated from the coding sequence TTGCACCTAATATTATTACTTGCGCCTATCGTTTCTCTCTTGGCAGAACCTCCAACTATTACACTTCATGAATCAGAAGGCACCTATTTTCTAATGGAGAATGCCGATTACCTCCTAGACAAAGAAAAGACGGCTAACCTAGAGTATGCGAAAAAAGAAGAAGCGAGGTTCCAACCAATAGGGAAATACTTTACTATTATAATAGAAAATACGGGAGTTTGGATCAAGTTCAAAATTAAAAATGGAGAGGATAAGAAGCAAGAATGGATCGCGGTTCCATCATTCACTTTTTTAGGGGAAAAATTCATTCTCCACCAGGCTTGTAGTGGCAAACTAGAAGTATTCTCTGCTGGTAGATCAATTCCAGAAATAGAAAGACGAGTCTATCGAAAGCATTCCCTTCATTCTTTTTTGATTTCCTTAGAACCAGGGGAAGAATGCAGTCTCTACCTTTATATGGAAGATAGAAATTTTAATTTACTAAATCTTATTCTACAGGATAAAGAAAGTTATTCGAATTATGAGTATTCTCTTTCTATGTATCTTGGGGCTTTCATTGGAATTGGATTAATGCTATTCTTCTACAATCTTTTTTTGCTTTTCTTCACCAAAGACAAAGCATATTTTTATTATATTCTATTTGTTTTTATACATATCACTTATCAAACTATATACTATAGAGTTTTAAATGAGTATAATATTATTTATTCGGAATCATTTTTAAATTTTTGGATATCTACCGGTTTTTGTTTTGTTGCGCCTTCCTTAATTTTATTTACAAATACACTTTTACAGTTAAATGATAAATATCCAAAAGTAAATATATTATTTAAACTTATAATTGCTATCAATTTACTAGCCTATATTCCAATGGTAATCTGGGGATTTGAAGCAACAACTCACTCTACAACATTTCTAATTACAATTTTCCTACTTCCTTATGTTGGGATTAAAGAATGGATGCGAGGAAATCGTTCCGCAAAGTATTTTACCATTGCATGGCTTACCTATTGTATCTTTGTATCCGCAGGATATTTAAATGGACTCATGCATGTTCCCGTTTCCTGGAAGTATTCCTATCTTATGTTCTATCCAATCCTATTTGGCTCTGCTCTAGAGATGACTCTATTTTCCTTAGCGTTAGGCGATCGATACAACCAAATCCAGAAACGAAATGAATCGCAGACACTCCAGCTTTTAAAAGAAAAATTAAATTTAGAAGAAGAGCGGCATACAAGGCGTAAACTGGAAATGAACTTACTCAAGACCATCATTCAACCTCATTTTCTAATAAACTCTCTCAATTCTCTTGTTGGGCTAATCTGGGAAAGCCCCAAGAAAGCCGCTGATATGATTGTCGCTTTAGGTGCCGAGGTTCGTAATATCCTGGAAATTCCAGATGTCAAAGAAGTAACTCTTGCCAAAGAATTAGAATTTTGCGATGCTTATTTAAAAATCATGTCTCTTCGTTTAGAGGAAAACTACGCGTTATCCACAAAGGACCTAAGCGGAGACGAGAAAGTTCCTCCTCTTTTGTTTCACACTCTCATCGAAAATGCATTTACCCATGCCAAAGGAAATTACTCTGGACTCAAATTTCATTTGCGTAAAGAACTCACAACTGATTCCCTACTCTATACTTTTACTTCCACCTCCTCCGAGAAAAATTCTACTCCCTCTAACCGCATCGGCATCGGCACAAAATACATCCAAACCGCACTCGAAGAATTTTCCCCCGGTAGATGGAATGTCGATCAATTCTATGACAATGGACTTTGGGTTGTAAAAGTCGATGTGAAGAATGGTTAA
- a CDS encoding ABC transporter ATP-binding protein/permease, whose translation MKQLLANTKEIFRKIHYLSYPFWVSEVKKKAFFLLFILLALVSFGIWIDVENTKIYGQWMENLQAKNEAEYYKSLLWLIGTFLIMITTFSSYYFLQQYLALFWREWMTKDFLDKYFLNHSFYALQQKRVIDNPDQRITDDIRSFVERTLNLFVDVFRSFFTSMAYFYMLWNISTILFYATLGIATFVTLVSVYFFGRKLSRLNIEQYRKEADFRYSLMRVREHSESISFFSGEKREFTSVGKYLKDVIENKFRILIVSTSLRYFQLIIQFTVGALPYILIANSYFKGEVNYGTISQASIAFGSILGSLLLIASNLETLTVFFADVSRLTELKEAMENRKSDMTKIEIRNENAIELRGLQLFTYDGEHELISNLSLVLKPNESLLITGPSGVGKSSLLRAIAGLWTRGSGQILIPAREELFFFPQKPYLPIGSIRDVLTYPNESYEVSDHELVTLLGKIGLETLPDRINNLDRVMDFSHILSLGEQQRVAFGRLILSGKKIAILDEATSALDSDNEDKMYSLLKSSGIQFISVGHRDSLRKFHTSELHIENKNKWSIKSQKK comes from the coding sequence TTGAAACAACTACTAGCAAACACAAAAGAAATTTTTAGAAAGATACATTATCTTTCGTATCCGTTTTGGGTCTCGGAAGTGAAGAAGAAAGCTTTTTTTCTCCTATTTATTTTACTAGCACTTGTATCATTCGGAATATGGATTGATGTAGAGAACACTAAAATTTACGGACAATGGATGGAAAACCTGCAAGCTAAGAATGAGGCAGAATATTATAAATCTCTTTTATGGTTGATAGGGACTTTTCTAATAATGATCACAACTTTCTCTAGTTATTATTTTCTGCAACAATATCTTGCTTTATTTTGGAGAGAATGGATGACCAAAGATTTTTTAGATAAATATTTTTTGAATCATTCTTTCTATGCGTTACAACAAAAAAGAGTAATAGATAATCCCGATCAACGGATAACGGATGATATCCGTTCTTTTGTAGAAAGGACGTTAAACTTGTTCGTCGATGTCTTTCGATCCTTTTTTACCTCTATGGCTTATTTTTATATGCTTTGGAATATTTCTACAATTCTATTTTATGCAACGCTTGGAATTGCTACCTTTGTTACATTGGTTTCTGTTTATTTCTTTGGAAGAAAACTTTCTCGTCTCAATATTGAACAATATAGAAAAGAAGCGGATTTTAGATATAGTTTAATGCGAGTTCGAGAGCATTCGGAATCAATTTCATTCTTTTCGGGAGAAAAGCGAGAATTTACTTCTGTAGGTAAGTATCTAAAAGATGTAATTGAAAATAAATTTAGAATACTTATCGTGAGCACAAGCCTACGATACTTTCAATTAATTATTCAATTTACTGTCGGGGCACTTCCATATATCTTGATTGCAAATAGTTATTTCAAAGGAGAAGTAAATTATGGCACAATCAGTCAAGCGTCTATCGCATTTGGATCTATACTAGGTTCACTTCTTCTCATAGCATCAAACTTAGAAACTCTCACCGTCTTCTTCGCTGACGTTAGTCGTCTTACTGAATTAAAAGAAGCAATGGAAAATCGAAAGTCAGACATGACAAAAATAGAAATTAGAAATGAAAACGCTATTGAGCTGAGAGGATTACAGCTATTTACCTACGATGGAGAGCATGAATTGATTTCCAATCTAAGTCTTGTCTTAAAACCCAATGAATCATTGCTTATCACAGGACCAAGTGGAGTAGGAAAAAGTTCTCTCCTTCGTGCTATTGCCGGACTTTGGACTCGTGGCTCAGGTCAAATTCTAATTCCTGCGCGAGAAGAGCTTTTCTTTTTTCCGCAAAAGCCTTATTTGCCCATAGGCTCGATTCGCGATGTTCTTACTTATCCAAATGAATCATACGAAGTTTCTGATCATGAGCTTGTTACCTTGCTTGGAAAAATTGGATTAGAAACTCTTCCAGATAGAATTAATAATTTAGATAGGGTGATGGATTTCTCTCATATACTATCTCTCGGCGAACAACAGCGAGTAGCCTTTGGTAGACTGATTCTTTCGGGCAAAAAAATTGCAATCCTAGATGAAGCTACTAGTGCTCTTGATTCTGACAATGAGGATAAGATGTATTCCCTTCTTAAAAGTTCCGGTATTCAATTTATCAGCGTTGGACATCGAGATAGTTTGCGTAAATTTCATACATCCGAATTACACATAGAAAATAAAAATAAATGGTCGATAAAGTCTCAAAAGAAGTAG